The Sphaerochaeta globosa str. Buddy region ATGGCAAGCGTGCTGTTGAGCACCATTTGCGTCATGGTAAGGGCGCCTGCAAGAATGCCCAGTGCAATGAAGAGCAAGGCGAACGTCCCTTCACCGCTGCCGGCCATAATGATAATGCCGACCAGACTGACTCCCAGACTGAGGGCCTTGGCCTTGTTCAAGGAACGTTTTTGCATACCCATCCAGCCGGTAAGATCAAATACAAGCGAGCAGAGGCTCTGACCGAAGACGGTGGAAGCCATAGCCAGCGATGCTCCGGTGTTGATGACCGTATAGTAATTCAGATTCAAAATGGCCAAACCGAACAAACCATTGAAATAGAGATACCATGGAGCTTTCAGCCCGGGCCCCCTGATTGCAGGCTTGTTTCTTCCGACTATCAGGATAAGCGAAAGAATAGTCAATCCAATGGTATGATTGACGATCAGCGAGACGCCCATGGTCGTTGCTTGCCCGTACAGGGTGTTTGCAACAACCATGATTGAAATGACCATGCCGGTGATGACATCCAAAATGAGATACAGTGCGAGGTTCATGAGGGTATTGTATCCTTTCATGCCTTGTCATGCCAGCATAACCTTCCTACAATGGCGATATGTCCATACCCCCAGTCGACCGAAGTTCCCTTTGTATGTACCAGCAGATGTTGCTTGGTAAAGCGATGCCCCCCCACAGCCTGGGAAGGCTCTCCGACCTTGCCCTGGACCTCGCCCTGATCAGGTCCCGTCCGCTGAAGCATCTTGCACTTATTCTCTTTGCTGCAGATCATGGTATTGTTGAGGAAGGGGTTACGCACAGCCCTCCTGAGATTACCTATCAGCAGTGCTGCAATTTTGCCGCCAGTGGTGGTGCATGTTCCCTGTTTGCAGGTCTGAACAATGTTTCGCTTTGTGTCATCGATGTAGCAGTCAAGCATACGTTCTCTCCCTCTGACGGCGTGTTGGATGAGAAAGTTGCTTGGGGAAGCAGGAATTTCCTGTATGAAAAGGCTCTTGATAAAGAGGCTTGCTTGCAGGCAATTGAAGCGGGACAAAAGGCCGTTTCAAATGCTTTTACGCAAGGCTTTGATGCCATTGCCTTCGGTGAGATGGGAGTAGGGAATACCACCAGTGCTTCCAGCGTGGCTGCAGCCCTCACCGGCTTGCCTGTGGCCTCGCTCACCGGTAAAGGTTCGGGCTTAAGCGATGAGGAGCTCATGCATAAGATAGCCGTAATTAAGAGAGCCCTTTCGTTGCATTCCCAGCGCGAACCCTTTGAGGTGCTTTGCAACCTTGGGGGATATGAGATGGCAGCCATCTGTGGTGGCATGTGGCAGGCGGCCCGGCTGGGCCTGCCCATCCTGCTTGATGGGTTTGTGGTAAGCAGTGCAGCCTTGGTGGCGGTACGAATGGAGCCAGCCTTGGCTGACTACCTGATTGCCTGCCATCGCTCTGCAATGCAGGGTCATCAGGCAATACTGGATGCCATCGGGTGCAAAGCGGCACTTCTTGACCTGGGAATGCAGCTGGGAGAAGGAACAGGAGCCTTGGCGGCCTGGCCGCTGGTTCGGCTTGCAAGCCATATTCTCTTTGAGATGACCAGCTTCGAACAGGGTAGGGTTACGAACAGCACCGCGCTCCTGCAAGAGTTGGGGGTACTATGAAAACTCCAAATCTCCGTATCGGGACCACCAGCTATATTCTGGCTGACGACATTCTTCCCAATGTCCGCTACCTCGCCCCCCTAGTCGATGATATTGAACTGGTCCTGTTCGAAAGCGAAGGGATGAGTAATCTACCATCCAAGCAGGTCATTGATGAATTGGCAGCTCTTGCTACGCAGCATGACCTTACCTATACGGTGCATTTCCCTTTGGACCTATATCCCGGCAGCAGTGATCCCTCTCTTCGGTCAGCGTGTGTTTCCTCCCTTCTTTCCATCATCGAACTGACTCGAAGCCTCAAACCTTTCGGGTATGTACTGCATCTCACTCCTGAACTGTATGGGCCACTGCCTTCCTTGGATGTCGGACGTTGGCACGTTTGTGTGGATGAGACCTTGCAGACGTTGCTGAAACGTACGGATGTGGATCCAAGCATGTTCTGCATTGAAACGCTCAGCTATCCGTTTTCCTCTGTGCAGGACTTGGTTGAACGCTACAATCTTTCGGTAACGCTGGACATCGGGCATATCTGGCTGATGGGGTATGACAGCGACAAGGCGATGGATGCCCTTTTTAGAAGGACTCGCATCTGCCATCTGCATGGAGTGCGTGAAAAGACCGACCACCTGGGTTTGGACCAGGGGGATCAAGCCGCTATCGAGCATTTTTTGCATCGTCTCGTTTCGCAAGGAAACTGCGACGGTAGGGAGCGTGTTCTTACGTTGGAAGTGTTTTCCGAGGAACAGTTCCATGCTTCCCTCTCCCTCTTGGGTCAAACCCATGCTATGATGAACTGAAATTGGGGAGGGCGCCATGGCTACCATTGACCTGAAAAAGACCCAGATAATGGGATATCCGCTTCATCCTGGAAAAGGAACGCTTGTTTCTACAACCGGGGGAGTGAGAATTCATACCCGTCTCAAGAGCCAAGTGAGCCTTATCATAGGTGGAGGGCGAAGCGGCAAGAGTTCCTATTCCCAGGATTATGCACTGAATATCTGTGAAGGGACTGAATCGAGAGCCTATATCGCAACAGCCGAACCGATTGATGAGGAGATGAAACAGCGGATTGCCGCCCATCAGCAGGACCGGGGAGAACGATTCATCACCATCGAGGAAAATCTTGACTTGGCTAAGGCCATCAGGGACCTTCCACCCTCAGTTGAAGTATGCGTAGTTGATTGCCTGACTGTATGGCTGGGGAATCTCTTGCATCACTATGGGATACCTTCCAAGCGGTTTGTGCAGATGGATGCACTGTATGAGGTGCTTCGCAACCCTCCTTGCGAGATTCTGTTGGTGACCAATGAAACGGGCTTGGGTCTGATTCCTGCCGATGCCGAGAGCCGTTCCTTCCGTGACCTCGCAGGATGGATGAATCAGGATATCGCCCAGATCGCCCAGAATGTCATTCTGCTCGTGGCAGGGCTGCCGCTTGCCCTCAAGGGCAAGGTGTTGTGACCTTGCATAGCCTGAGTT contains the following coding sequences:
- a CDS encoding DMT family transporter codes for the protein MNLALYLILDVITGMVISIMVVANTLYGQATTMGVSLIVNHTIGLTILSLILIVGRNKPAIRGPGLKAPWYLYFNGLFGLAILNLNYYTVINTGASLAMASTVFGQSLCSLVFDLTGWMGMQKRSLNKAKALSLGVSLVGIIIMAGSGEGTFALLFIALGILAGALTMTQMVLNSTLAIYKGAIRASHQNFIGGLAAGLVFYFLLQGKETLAGLITTPSLPLLLFFSGGTLAVFVVVSTSYVIVKIPAVYSALLLSSAQILMSLAIDTLFFDSFSLPLLVGSLLMLAGMAGNLFVDKKANP
- the cbiR gene encoding cobamide remodeling phosphodiesterase CbiR; the protein is MKTPNLRIGTTSYILADDILPNVRYLAPLVDDIELVLFESEGMSNLPSKQVIDELAALATQHDLTYTVHFPLDLYPGSSDPSLRSACVSSLLSIIELTRSLKPFGYVLHLTPELYGPLPSLDVGRWHVCVDETLQTLLKRTDVDPSMFCIETLSYPFSSVQDLVERYNLSVTLDIGHIWLMGYDSDKAMDALFRRTRICHLHGVREKTDHLGLDQGDQAAIEHFLHRLVSQGNCDGRERVLTLEVFSEEQFHASLSLLGQTHAMMN
- the cobU gene encoding bifunctional adenosylcobinamide kinase/adenosylcobinamide-phosphate guanylyltransferase, yielding MATIDLKKTQIMGYPLHPGKGTLVSTTGGVRIHTRLKSQVSLIIGGGRSGKSSYSQDYALNICEGTESRAYIATAEPIDEEMKQRIAAHQQDRGERFITIEENLDLAKAIRDLPPSVEVCVVDCLTVWLGNLLHHYGIPSKRFVQMDALYEVLRNPPCEILLVTNETGLGLIPADAESRSFRDLAGWMNQDIAQIAQNVILLVAGLPLALKGKVL
- the cobT gene encoding nicotinate-nucleotide--dimethylbenzimidazole phosphoribosyltransferase, translated to MSIPPVDRSSLCMYQQMLLGKAMPPHSLGRLSDLALDLALIRSRPLKHLALILFAADHGIVEEGVTHSPPEITYQQCCNFAASGGACSLFAGLNNVSLCVIDVAVKHTFSPSDGVLDEKVAWGSRNFLYEKALDKEACLQAIEAGQKAVSNAFTQGFDAIAFGEMGVGNTTSASSVAAALTGLPVASLTGKGSGLSDEELMHKIAVIKRALSLHSQREPFEVLCNLGGYEMAAICGGMWQAARLGLPILLDGFVVSSAALVAVRMEPALADYLIACHRSAMQGHQAILDAIGCKAALLDLGMQLGEGTGALAAWPLVRLASHILFEMTSFEQGRVTNSTALLQELGVL